GAGATGTAAGTCCACCTTTATTTGCGTTCCCAAAAATCGGAGCAATTTCCTTTTTGTCACTGAAGCCTATATTGAAACAGTTATCGAAACGCTGTGCGAGATTTTCATACAATTTTTTCTGAGGTTCAAAGGAATATACAATGCAATGAGGAATACTCTCAATTACCGCTTCCCTGTAATCTCCCTTGTACGCCCCTACATCAAATATGGTAATCGTTTTGTTCCCGTAGACAGAAGATATGTGCCGCAGAGCCTTTTTTTCTCCGTTGGTATTTATGTCGGGATTTCCGAATCCCAACATAAACAGCATTTTACGGTGTATTTTTTGAAGAATTGAATACATACTACGATTTAAGAAAATTCATAATTTTTACCGCATACTCTCTCCATGTGTATTTTTTGACATCCTCATACGCATGCTGTGCTTTTGCCAAAGCGTCCGTTTGATTCTCAAGGACTTTCCGTATGCCTTCTGCAAGAGACGCCGGGTCGTCGGGTGTTACAAGAATAGCATTACCCTCGTTGAGCACTTCTTTGACCGACGGCAGATCTGAAGCGACAATGGGAACGCCGCTAGCCATATATTCAAACATTTTTATCGGTGACGTATGATGCACTGATTCTTCGGTAGCTGCGCTGTTAGGAAGCAGCAGGACGTTTGATGATTTTAAATATAAGGGAATTTCCTTTTTCTGCTTGTGTCCCGCAAATAAGATATTTTTTATACCGTCTGCTTTTTGGGAATATGTTTTTAAATCATCTTCATCCCCCCCTACAATAACAAATAAAATATCTGGGTCTTGTATTGCTCTGGCAGCTTCGATAAGCGTGTCTACGCCTTTCCATCGATATAAATTTCCGACATACATCGCTATCTTTTTGTCGACCGGTAAATTAAGTTTCCGTCGAATATTTTCTCTGTCTGCGGTCATGTCGTACTCTTCAATATCAACACCGTTTGGCACGGCAATTACCCTTTTAAAGCCGTTTTCCACTATTTTCCTTTTAGTCCCTTCCGAGTTGCACACCACTTTTATCTCCTTGTTTAAAAGTCTTGAAAAAATTTCCCTTTTCTTTGACCAGTTATGTACATTATAAATCGTCTCGTATTTTTTTACTTGAAAAATAAAAGCAACAAAAATATCACGCGTGTAGACAATCGAATCCTCATCGAATTTTTTAAAAATAAGCGCAAAAGAAAACCAAACCGACTGAAGATAAAACGCCAGGACACCGAGAAAACGGCTCATGAGTATAAAATCAACGGAACCAAGCGTTTCTGTTTTGAAATTTCTTTGCACACCATAATAATCAAAAATATCTTCGGTAAGATCGTTTTTCCTGTATGGATACAGAAGAGAGACTTCATTTCCGAGAGCGGCAAATTTTTCACAGGTCTTAGCTATTTGAAAACCGTGCGCCCGCTGGTTCGGCATCCGGGTATTTACAATGTAAACGATTTTCATACGTTCTTTGATTGAAAAATTTGCTTTTCTTTTTCCCGAAGGAATGGATACGCGGCAATAGTTAACAGTATCGGAACTACAGGAAGACGAAACCGTGCATTTGCCGTCAGACCATTGGAAGGTGTGGTAACCACAAAATACAGGATAATAATCAATGAAACAGCCACAGGAGCAGTTATCTTTTTTTCGCGCAAAAGCCTAGCACACCCGACAAAAAAAGACACCGTCACCGCAACCCAGAACAACCTCATTAAAAGAACGAGAATAAAAGGTGAAAATGCGTAGGAGTAAACTGTTTTTACAAATTCAACGGGGGAAGAGAAGAGGAGCATGATGGCCGGTTTAGAGAGAGGCATGTGCGGAGTGATGCCGGCATTTTGAAGGACCGTGAGCATGCCGTCATGTGTAAAAAAAGTAAACATGTTTATAGCCACAACCTGCGCAATTTCCTTTGGGTAGGGATTTATTATCTCAATAGCTGCTTTATTAAATTGGGAAGCATTTTTAAATGTCAAAATTTCCGAATGAATTCCCGGGCTCTCCAAGAGCTTTTTCTGCTCTAAGGCAAAACTCGTATTGTTATGCACTGCTAAAACCGAAGGCACGAATGTGAAATAGAGATTGAGAGAAGGTATGACAGTCATCCCGGGTGTCCCAAAGACTTTATAATTTCTATAGAGCCACGGCGAGAGCATTGAAAGAAAGATTATTAGAAAAAGCAGACTGTGCGAGATTATTTTTTTAAATGAAACATTTTTCCTGGAAACCCACCACATAATCGGGATTAGGAAGATTGGAAAAAACTGGACTGCGGGTTTTGTAAGTGCTGATATTCCCAAAAAAAATACGCTAAGTAGAAGCAATTTGACACTACCCTTTTCAAGATAAGAAATGAAAGAAAGTATGAAAAGCAAAAAGAGGAAAATAAACAGCGTTTCGCTAAAAAAGATCGACGAAAAAAGCATAAGGTTAGGTTCCAGAGCGAGCGCAATGCCTACAAAAAGGGCGATTTTTTCGGACGGAATGAGTTTGAGGGAAAGCATTCTTCCCAAAACGGGAATGCAAGAACCCATGATGATTTGTGCAATTACAGCAAACACGAAGTTACCGAACAAAAACAGAGATGATGAGAGAAAGAGTGGGTACAAAGGCACATGAATGGGACTTGGCCTGCCAGGAAACAGGGAAAAACCGATTCCATTGGTAATGTTTTTGGCAACCTCGAAGTACCAGTCGGAACCGTGTATCGTACCTTCAAAATCCCCTCCATAAGCAGACAAGTTAATAAAAAACAAAACGACTCTCGCAGACAAAGCGAGTAGAAAAATAAAAAGTGGGATTTTATACTTTTTGAGGAAATACATCAAAGAGAGGAGCTTTATTCTTTTTCGTTATATGGAATCGGCTGAACCTCTTCCCTGCTAAAAATAAATATTTTGTTGAACAAAAAAGAGACAACTGCTGTGATTCCAATGGTAAGAATCTGCGCAACGATATACCAGATATGCACTATGTCTACAAAAAAATACATAAAAGCCACGTTAAGCGCAAGCATCCCCCCTGCCAAAAATACATATTGGATCATCTGAAAGTGTACTCTATGGAGAGAGTGGTCTTTGAATGTCCAAAACTTCTGAAACCCAAAGGAGACAAAAGCGGAAAATATAAAAGCCCATACAACGCCCACAAGATAGGAGATGCCGAACACCTCAACAAATAGGGCGAGCATACCAACCTGAGAACCGGCCGCAATACACCCGGAAACGCCGTATTTGAAGACAACACGAAAATCCCTAAATTGGTCAATCAAGAATTTCACTATTCGCCTATTGTAGCACAGAGAAACCCCTTATACGGCCATCTTCTTCCCGTAGTGTTTTTCCACCATATCAAGCCCTTTTTCCTCTTCTTTGGTGTTTGACCACTCTGTTTTAAAAATATATCCCCGTTCTCCTTCCAGACAATATTTGCTCATACGGTAAAAAGGCGACAACGATTTTACTCTGGGAAGAAGATTGTTCTCCATTATGAGATCTCGAAGCGGTTTATCATTTTGGTTCCAATCGGTCAACTCTTTCATATCAAGTGTCGTAGTAAATTGCCCCTCGCGAGTAAGTGTCGTTCGCGATAAATCGAATGACCCTCCGAGCTTGTCCATCATTTCACGCGTGAAAAATTCAAATGAGCCGCGAAGTCCGAACGGCTTTGGAAGTCCGAGCCATTGTCGTAATCTCCTCTGGGCATTCCCGGTTGAATTCGTCAGGATAAGCCAATCTTCCTGAGGCAGGAGGTCCATAAACATCTGGTCAGTCAGGATAAAATTATCGTCATGTGTTATAAGCAATTTGTCATATTGCTTATAATCGTTTTTCTCGAGCCATTGGTTTGTATTACCGAAATCGCCCATAGTATTTGGTTCAAGCGAATATTTCCATCCTAAAGCTTCAATTTCTGCCACCGTCGCGACTTTGCGGTACAAAAGACGGTCATAGAGACTGCGGCGGTCATATCCCAATTGAGGTAATACATCTTTTTTTTCCTCTATAGCGTAGGAAGGATCTCTGTGCGAAACAACGAACATGT
This bacterium DNA region includes the following protein-coding sequences:
- a CDS encoding glycosyltransferase family 4 protein; the encoded protein is MKIVYIVNTRMPNQRAHGFQIAKTCEKFAALGNEVSLLYPYRKNDLTEDIFDYYGVQRNFKTETLGSVDFILMSRFLGVLAFYLQSVWFSFALIFKKFDEDSIVYTRDIFVAFIFQVKKYETIYNVHNWSKKREIFSRLLNKEIKVVCNSEGTKRKIVENGFKRVIAVPNGVDIEEYDMTADRENIRRKLNLPVDKKIAMYVGNLYRWKGVDTLIEAARAIQDPDILFVIVGGDEDDLKTYSQKADGIKNILFAGHKQKKEIPLYLKSSNVLLLPNSAATEESVHHTSPIKMFEYMASGVPIVASDLPSVKEVLNEGNAILVTPDDPASLAEGIRKVLENQTDALAKAQHAYEDVKKYTWREYAVKIMNFLKS
- a CDS encoding glycosyltransferase family 39 protein produces the protein MYFLKKYKIPLFIFLLALSARVVLFFINLSAYGGDFEGTIHGSDWYFEVAKNITNGIGFSLFPGRPSPIHVPLYPLFLSSSLFLFGNFVFAVIAQIIMGSCIPVLGRMLSLKLIPSEKIALFVGIALALEPNLMLFSSIFFSETLFIFLFLLFILSFISYLEKGSVKLLLLSVFFLGISALTKPAVQFFPIFLIPIMWWVSRKNVSFKKIISHSLLFLIIFLSMLSPWLYRNYKVFGTPGMTVIPSLNLYFTFVPSVLAVHNNTSFALEQKKLLESPGIHSEILTFKNASQFNKAAIEIINPYPKEIAQVVAINMFTFFTHDGMLTVLQNAGITPHMPLSKPAIMLLFSSPVEFVKTVYSYAFSPFILVLLMRLFWVAVTVSFFVGCARLLREKKITAPVAVSLIIILYFVVTTPSNGLTANARFRLPVVPILLTIAAYPFLREKEKQIFQSKNV
- a CDS encoding GtrA family protein; this translates as MKFLIDQFRDFRVVFKYGVSGCIAAGSQVGMLALFVEVFGISYLVGVVWAFIFSAFVSFGFQKFWTFKDHSLHRVHFQMIQYVFLAGGMLALNVAFMYFFVDIVHIWYIVAQILTIGITAVVSFLFNKIFIFSREEVQPIPYNEKE